Genomic segment of Heliomicrobium undosum:
TCGCACAAGGCTCGATGGTGTAGCCTTCCGCGCCTTTTGATTCCCACTTGTAGGCTTCGTCGCTGCCCAGGGCTCGGCTGATCACGGTGACCACATCGGAGACCATGAAGGCCGAGTAAAAGCCGACGCCGAACTGGCCGATGATGTCGAAGCCGTCTTTCAGCTCGTTTTCCTTCTTGAAGGCGAAGGATCCGCTCTTGGCGATGACGCCCAGGTTCTCTTCCATCTCGGCCTGGGTCATGCCGATGCCGGTGTCGGCGATCTTCAAGATCCGGTTGGGCTTGTCCGCTTCGACTCGAATGAAGTAATCGTCTTTGTTGAAGTTGAGCGATTCGTCGGTCAGGGCCTTGTAGTAAATCTTATCGATGGCGTCACTAGCATTGGAGATCAATTCTCTGAGGAAAATCTCCTTATGGGTGTAGATGGAGTTGACCATCAGATCGAGCAGTCGTTTGGATTCCGCTTGGAACTGTTTCACTGTCATCGTAGATCCTCCCCCAGTTGATCAGTATGTGTTTCGCACGGAAGCGGTTAGCACTCTCGATTACCGAGTGCTAACCGCTATATATTATTTACCAAATGAAAGGAGGAATGTCAATCGTTCTGAGCGTCGACTGTTTCCCTCTCGGAATGAGCCTCCGTTTTACGAGCTTGCTTCTCAACTGCACGAGCTATCAACGGGGCAAATTGACGCAAACAGTCAAGGTCTCCGTTTCTTTGATACAATTGGTACCAGGCACGTCGTTGGCGAATCACCCGTTCATCGTCGCGCAAATGAAGCCGTTTTACGGTGTATTCTGCTATCTCCCGTTTCTCTTCTGGGACGGAATCAGAGACAACGAGTTGCAGCGAGGGAAGAAGCACTTCAAACCAATCTTCGCCGACCTCGAAGGGGTCGAGAATATCTCCATCCACCGTCCGCTTGCTACTGTTCAGCCAGCCCGCTGCAAACCGATAATTGCTCCACTCATATGTAAGGTCCGGTCGATTCTTATAACTGAGAAAGTGATCGACCGTTCCAACCGGCTCATACATGGCCGAGTAGGCGCATAACTGCCCGAATCCGTCTGCAAGTTGGGATTTGAATGGGGTCCAGAAATCTCTCGGGCGTTCAGCTTGGGGATGCGCTTCAAGCCAAGCCTGACCCCTAATGCGGCATCTTTCGTCAAAATCGTGTGGTTCGGGTACAGGATCAAAGTGTATCATCAGGCTTTGCCCCCGTTACGCCTTCCCACCGTAACGACCCAGCGGGGCCAGAAGGGATCATGACCTGCGAGAACTCGTTCCAATTCCTGTTGGATACTCTCTGCGTCCTTTAACCCTTCCGGCAAGTTCGCCCTGTCTCCCCGCATCCATGCCTCAGCGGCTTCGATAGCCCGTTCCGCTTCTGCCGAGCGCGCCTGTTCCAGACCAAAGACTTCCGAAACCAGCCAGTTGGTTACATCCCCCTGCTTTGCCCATGGCTGTGGATTCAATTCAACCTTCCCATCAACAGCCTTGAGGTGATAGAGCACATCGCGTTCCTCGTCAAATATCGGTTCCAGCGAAGCCAACACCATCGGAGAATGGGTCGCGATGAGTAACTGGATCTGGGCAGCTTGTTTATCTTGGAGTTGCCCCACCGCCTGCAACAGCGCCGGAACAATGCGGCGCTGCCAACCGGGATGGAGGTGGGTTTCCGGTTCATCGATCAACACCGTCAACCGGCTTTCGGGCTCGCGGAACAAGAGCTTGGCCGTTTGTCGATGCTCATGCCAAACCCAAACCAACAGGTACGCCAACGCCAGAACTCGGCGCAAACCGGCGGAAGCCAGCACCACGGGGACCTCTTCTTGACCAAACTGAAGGGTTGGTCGATCAAAACCCTCCCCCAGAAAAACCCGCTTTGGCCTTCCGGGACGCAACAATTCTCCAGGCGGCGACAGTTTTTCAAGAACCGCTTGCAACATTTCAAACTGC
This window contains:
- a CDS encoding AAA family ATPase; translated protein: MLRWIDLRDVGPSPKMRIEFSERVNVITGDNGLGKTFLLDVAWWALTRTWADTPALPLGEKRGIIEYQIRGKTGDATPVKSLFRPDAQEWPVRAVRPAIPGIVIYLRIDGGYSVWDPARNYWRKESPDRPASYRFDNRQIWDGLKIGDVSVCEGLERDWVSWQKGMEPQFEMLQAVLEKLSPPGELLRPGRPKRVFLGEGFDRPTLQFGQEEVPVVLASAGLRRVLALAYLLVWVWHEHRQTAKLLFREPESRLTVLIDEPETHLHPGWQRRIVPALLQAVGQLQDKQAAQIQLLIATHSPMVLASLEPIFDEERDVLYHLKAVDGKVELNPQPWAKQGDVTNWLVSEVFGLEQARSAEAERAIEAAEAWMRGDRANLPEGLKDAESIQQELERVLAGHDPFWPRWVVTVGRRNGGKA